From Bacillus sp. Bos-x628, the proteins below share one genomic window:
- a CDS encoding ABC transporter permease, whose product MRKQSIGNRLLSILIWTAGLLVYLFLTIPVLVIVLSAFSPNAFPEFPPTSLSVRWFHAVVSNPEWMESLRISVILLLIVTPLTVLLGTMASYALARLSFKGKEAIQAFILSPLMIPQVVLGIAMLYLFTAMGVTGSIWALVIGHIIIGFPYVVRTVGVSVSNLDPRLELASMNLGAGPIRTFFRVTLPLIKPGIIAGGVFSAVTSFGEISISLFVSSPQTITIPVRTFNYIEQTFDPSVNAISVIFIIISIIALLIIEKTIGLSKVM is encoded by the coding sequence ATGCGTAAACAGTCAATAGGCAATCGCTTGCTCTCGATCTTGATTTGGACTGCTGGATTATTGGTTTATCTGTTTTTAACAATACCTGTTCTTGTCATTGTCCTTTCTGCTTTTAGTCCAAATGCTTTTCCTGAATTCCCGCCCACTTCGCTATCAGTGCGCTGGTTTCATGCGGTGGTGTCAAACCCTGAATGGATGGAGTCTTTGCGTATCAGTGTCATTCTGCTTTTGATCGTCACACCTCTTACTGTTTTACTAGGAACGATGGCTTCGTATGCTTTGGCTAGGCTTTCCTTTAAGGGAAAGGAAGCCATTCAGGCTTTTATTTTGTCACCTTTAATGATTCCACAGGTGGTTTTAGGAATTGCGATGCTCTACCTGTTTACGGCAATGGGTGTTACAGGGTCGATATGGGCGCTTGTCATTGGTCATATCATTATAGGTTTTCCGTATGTTGTCCGAACGGTGGGGGTCAGTGTATCCAATCTTGATCCACGGCTTGAATTGGCTTCAATGAATCTTGGTGCTGGACCCATTCGCACGTTCTTTCGAGTTACGCTACCTTTAATTAAGCCTGGGATTATTGCAGGCGGAGTGTTTTCGGCCGTCACGTCATTTGGTGAAATCTCCATTAGTTTGTTTGTGTCATCTCCACAAACCATTACAATTCCAGTGAGAACCTTTAATTATATTGAGCAGACTTTTGATCCGAGTGTCAATGCGATATCAGTCATCTTTATCATCATTTCTATCATTGCGCTACTGATCATTGAGAAAACGATCGGTTTGTCTAAGGTTATGTAA
- a CDS encoding ABC transporter permease produces the protein MRIRKKNQRFHWFMLLPAFLFLVVFLLAPLVMMFVVSFRDVDSMMNTLQTYSLAQYMHVFSTDAYVKAIGSTVWVALQTTVICLLMAYPAAYVLVKAPNRQLRAFFYILLVSPLLTSVVIRTFAWIVLLSQNGLINDILIDLHVIEQPLSMLWNMNAVIIAYVQVMLPFAVLPIATSLTDMDLHLRQASMSLGAGRMRTFFHVTLPLTIPGMITGAIIVFSLAAGSYITPLLVGGRMQPLLPLSIYQQVMQVYNLPLAAAMSFTLLVCVLAVVSLLSYLLKRWEARMHA, from the coding sequence ATGCGAATCAGAAAAAAGAATCAACGGTTTCACTGGTTTATGCTGCTGCCAGCGTTTTTGTTTCTCGTCGTGTTTCTTCTTGCCCCACTCGTTATGATGTTTGTCGTCAGTTTTCGAGATGTCGATTCGATGATGAATACATTACAAACATATAGCCTTGCTCAATATATGCATGTGTTCTCTACAGACGCTTATGTGAAGGCGATTGGAAGTACAGTATGGGTTGCACTTCAGACAACGGTCATTTGTTTATTGATGGCTTATCCTGCAGCGTATGTGCTAGTAAAGGCTCCCAATCGACAATTACGGGCATTTTTTTATATCTTACTTGTTTCGCCTTTGCTTACAAGTGTTGTCATTCGAACTTTTGCGTGGATAGTCCTTCTCTCGCAAAATGGTCTGATTAATGACATACTAATAGATTTGCATGTAATTGAGCAACCATTATCTATGCTGTGGAATATGAATGCGGTCATTATTGCTTATGTACAGGTTATGCTGCCGTTTGCAGTGCTCCCTATTGCGACGAGTTTAACAGATATGGATCTTCATTTAAGGCAGGCATCTATGAGTCTTGGTGCTGGACGTATGCGGACCTTTTTTCATGTGACATTACCGCTCACGATTCCGGGAATGATTACTGGAGCCATTATTGTCTTTTCACTGGCGGCAGGGAGCTATATTACCCCGCTTTTAGTAGGTGGACGAATGCAGCCGCTCCTGCCGCTTTCTATTTACCAGCAGGTCATGCAGGTGTATAACTTACCGCTTGCTGCAGCGATGTCATTTACTTTACTAGTTTGTGTGTTAGCGGTGGTCAGTCTATTAAGCTATCTGTTAAAGCGTTGGGAGGCGAGAATGCATGCGTAA
- a CDS encoding ABC transporter ATP-binding protein, giving the protein MSGINLEHISQHFGEQIALDDISLTVNEGEFFSLLGPSGCGKSTLLNIIGGFLEPTKGNVYIGDQDVTTFPPYQRKTGMVFQSYALFPHLTVFDNVAYGLKVQKKKKAEIEKKVKESLSLVQLETYAKRMPHQLSGGQQQRVAIARALATQPAVLLLDEPLSNLDAKLRKNMQTELRNIQRNVGITTILVTHDQEEALSLSDRIGILGEGQIQQIGTPLEVYRQPKNRFVAEFIGQVNLFEAEYDEIRSTLTVPHLKQSNGQHVQLQVAAHEAEGEQKKHLLMLRPERIEVSLAQEGDRPNHVTGVLADVSYIGHSLRLVVELEIGEIIVHASDSAFPQLPTIGETVHINWQPEDLVFLDSKVHI; this is encoded by the coding sequence ATGAGCGGAATCAATTTAGAACACATTAGCCAGCATTTCGGCGAGCAAATTGCTCTTGACGATATCAGTCTCACTGTAAATGAGGGGGAATTTTTCTCCCTTCTTGGTCCTAGCGGGTGCGGGAAATCCACTTTACTAAACATTATTGGCGGCTTTTTAGAACCTACAAAAGGAAATGTCTATATTGGGGATCAGGATGTGACGACATTCCCTCCTTATCAAAGAAAAACCGGTATGGTGTTTCAAAGCTATGCACTCTTTCCGCATCTTACAGTATTTGATAATGTGGCTTACGGCTTGAAGGTTCAAAAAAAGAAGAAAGCAGAAATAGAGAAAAAGGTGAAGGAGAGTTTGTCCCTTGTTCAATTAGAGACATATGCGAAACGTATGCCACACCAGCTAAGTGGCGGTCAGCAGCAGCGGGTGGCAATTGCAAGAGCACTTGCTACACAGCCGGCGGTCCTCCTCCTTGATGAACCGCTTAGTAATCTAGATGCAAAGCTAAGAAAAAATATGCAAACTGAACTTCGGAATATCCAAAGGAATGTCGGTATTACAACAATACTCGTAACGCACGATCAAGAAGAAGCATTAAGTCTTTCGGACCGTATTGGGATTCTGGGAGAGGGTCAAATTCAGCAAATTGGGACGCCTTTAGAGGTGTATCGTCAGCCGAAAAATCGATTTGTCGCTGAATTTATTGGGCAAGTTAATTTATTTGAAGCGGAATATGATGAGATTCGTTCCACATTGACTGTTCCACATTTAAAACAATCAAACGGGCAACATGTTCAGTTACAGGTTGCTGCACATGAAGCGGAGGGAGAGCAAAAGAAGCATCTACTCATGTTGCGTCCTGAGAGAATTGAAGTGTCATTAGCGCAAGAGGGTGATCGACCAAATCATGTCACAGGTGTTTTAGCAGATGTGAGTTATATCGGTCATTCATTACGTTTAGTGGTAGAACTTGAGATTGGTGAAATCATTGTGCATGCATCAGATTCAGCCTTTCCACAACTGCCAACGATTGGAGAAACGGTCCATATCAATTGGCAGCCTGAGGATTTAGTTTTCTTAGATTCGAAGGTGCATATATAA
- a CDS encoding ABC transporter substrate-binding protein: MIRRVTVIFAGVLSMVFLLTACGGNGQDQNKQQQTVIVGVYGGDWEKNIKPILKKFEKDTGIKVQTVSGADSEWFTKLKASNGKNPPYDLLILQPDTIQRGIAANVLEPIDEEKAPNVKKLYRSVQKKLTVDGKQYAAGFSMGQLGIAYRKDLVKQEPNSWTDLWSSELKGKIAMSSPTYSAGLQFFSALVHAQGGTESNPKDVDKAFKSLAQLKGHVAAFPDNPGSIQTLLERGDVVAVPYWDGRAFALEEEGMDIGFSYPKEGAVAAVASWALTKGSQHEDAAYQLLNYLSGKEAQEAFSEKSYYGMSNSDVKYNDKIKGKVKVGENYYNKLTWVDYETATSELGNWTNRWNEVLGGGK, translated from the coding sequence ATGATAAGAAGGGTAACAGTCATTTTTGCAGGAGTTCTATCAATGGTATTTTTGCTGACTGCCTGCGGTGGTAATGGACAGGATCAAAATAAACAGCAGCAGACCGTCATCGTTGGCGTATACGGCGGTGATTGGGAAAAGAACATAAAACCGATTCTTAAAAAGTTTGAAAAAGACACTGGAATCAAAGTTCAAACTGTCTCCGGTGCAGATTCGGAATGGTTCACGAAATTAAAAGCGTCAAACGGTAAAAATCCGCCGTATGATTTGCTCATCTTACAGCCTGATACCATTCAAAGAGGAATCGCAGCAAATGTCCTTGAACCTATTGATGAAGAGAAAGCACCTAATGTGAAAAAGCTTTATCGCTCTGTTCAAAAGAAACTCACTGTTGATGGGAAGCAATATGCAGCAGGTTTTAGTATGGGGCAGCTAGGGATTGCTTATAGAAAAGATCTTGTCAAACAGGAACCAAATAGCTGGACGGATCTATGGAGCAGCGAGTTAAAAGGGAAGATTGCGATGTCTTCTCCAACCTATTCAGCCGGACTGCAATTTTTCTCTGCGCTTGTTCACGCTCAAGGGGGGACAGAATCAAATCCTAAGGATGTTGATAAAGCATTTAAGAGCCTAGCGCAATTAAAGGGACATGTGGCGGCTTTTCCTGATAATCCAGGATCCATTCAAACTTTACTAGAGCGTGGTGACGTTGTTGCAGTCCCATATTGGGATGGACGTGCATTTGCGCTTGAAGAGGAAGGGATGGATATCGGTTTCTCATATCCAAAGGAAGGTGCGGTTGCGGCGGTTGCAAGCTGGGCATTAACGAAAGGAAGTCAGCATGAAGATGCTGCTTACCAGCTATTAAACTATTTAAGTGGAAAAGAAGCTCAGGAGGCTTTCTCAGAAAAATCTTATTATGGTATGTCAAATTCAGACGTGAAATACAATGACAAGATTAAGGGCAAAGTGAAGGTTGGAGAGAATTATTATAACAAGCTTACTTGGGTAGATTATGAGACAGCTACATCAGAGCTGGGCAATTGGACAAATCGTTGGAACGAAGTATTAGGCGGAGGAAAATAG
- a CDS encoding hydantoinase B/oxoprolinase family protein, whose product MKTDPAKLEMMRSYFNAIASGMGHVIERTSFTTFVKESADFATALATPSGDFFVYPKTVGVTIFLGLNIKKAVEESGPLQDGDMIITNDPYTTDGLATHLPDVHIIKPIFVEDEIISYAWSFVHVSDVGGLVPSSISPTATDIHQEGLRIPPVKIYEAGKENQVVRSFLRANSRASHLNDGDINAMIAAVHTADIRLKEMIEKFGKDEVKQGMFDLLKQAEDRAGRVIEAIPDGTSEFADYLDDDMISDVPIRLKVTLTVRGKQLTLDFSECDPQVKTAFNLVTNGQKHSFLYQGLINYIISKDPFIPINGGITYPIEVISPKGTLVHPEYPASVGIRHAITMRLYNVVLGAIGKRLPEAVPAAGAGQSAIVVLSVFDDQTGGRKMSVVEPLGGGGGAQKGADGVDGIDHASGFLKNTPIESLEQHIDIHVHRYEILPDTGGAGENRGGHAIGLEFEMLKPESMVTARGMERMKFQPWGLMGGRAGTVGKVKLVTQDGEEIDQPKIDVLRLEKGDIVQLTSPSGGGWGNPFTRKKEKVLQEVEAGLLSKERALQEYGVKVYKANNEWKVDDQKTSELRENVHASASSDVFWDFGEQRAAYEKVWTDEASSELAILLRTYPANERTHYKHKVHAHFSNRNEPLTKTDVIQALRQISQQKGGNES is encoded by the coding sequence ATGAAAACCGATCCAGCAAAGCTTGAGATGATGCGTAGTTATTTTAATGCCATTGCATCTGGTATGGGGCATGTCATCGAACGGACGTCATTTACAACCTTTGTAAAAGAATCTGCTGATTTTGCGACAGCATTAGCAACACCATCTGGAGATTTCTTTGTTTATCCGAAGACTGTCGGTGTGACAATCTTTTTAGGACTTAATATAAAAAAGGCCGTTGAAGAAAGCGGTCCTCTGCAGGATGGAGATATGATTATCACAAATGATCCTTACACGACAGATGGTTTAGCTACTCACCTTCCAGATGTCCATATCATTAAACCAATTTTTGTAGAGGATGAAATCATTAGCTATGCTTGGTCTTTCGTACATGTAAGTGATGTTGGGGGACTTGTGCCTTCAAGCATTTCACCAACTGCTACCGATATTCATCAAGAAGGATTAAGAATCCCGCCCGTCAAAATTTATGAAGCAGGGAAAGAGAATCAAGTGGTTCGATCTTTTTTAAGAGCCAATAGCCGGGCAAGTCATCTAAATGATGGCGATATCAATGCCATGATAGCAGCCGTTCATACAGCGGATATTCGTTTAAAAGAAATGATTGAGAAATTTGGAAAAGATGAAGTAAAGCAAGGAATGTTTGATTTGCTGAAGCAAGCAGAAGATCGTGCAGGGAGGGTGATTGAAGCAATTCCTGATGGAACAAGTGAATTCGCTGACTATTTGGATGATGATATGATTTCAGACGTCCCTATTCGATTAAAAGTCACACTAACTGTCAGAGGAAAACAATTGACGCTGGATTTTTCTGAGTGTGATCCACAAGTAAAGACAGCATTTAATCTTGTCACCAACGGTCAGAAACATTCCTTCCTATATCAAGGGCTGATTAATTACATCATTAGTAAAGATCCATTTATACCGATCAATGGTGGTATAACTTATCCGATAGAAGTTATTTCCCCCAAAGGGACGCTTGTGCATCCGGAATATCCAGCGTCTGTTGGTATCAGGCATGCTATTACGATGAGATTGTACAATGTTGTGCTTGGTGCAATTGGTAAACGATTGCCCGAGGCTGTTCCAGCAGCTGGTGCAGGTCAATCAGCCATTGTCGTTCTCTCTGTTTTTGATGATCAAACAGGTGGGAGAAAAATGTCCGTTGTCGAACCGTTAGGCGGAGGTGGTGGTGCTCAAAAAGGTGCTGATGGAGTTGACGGTATTGATCATGCATCAGGATTCTTAAAGAATACACCAATTGAAAGTTTGGAACAGCACATTGATATTCATGTTCATAGATATGAAATTTTACCTGACACTGGAGGTGCGGGGGAAAATAGAGGTGGACATGCCATTGGTTTGGAATTTGAAATGCTAAAACCAGAATCCATGGTGACAGCACGAGGAATGGAACGGATGAAATTCCAACCTTGGGGTTTAATGGGCGGTCGAGCAGGAACAGTTGGTAAGGTAAAGCTCGTCACACAAGATGGGGAAGAAATAGACCAGCCGAAAATTGACGTCCTGCGTCTTGAAAAAGGGGATATCGTTCAATTGACATCTCCAAGTGGAGGAGGATGGGGAAATCCATTCACTAGGAAAAAAGAAAAAGTTCTTCAGGAAGTAGAAGCAGGTCTATTAAGTAAAGAAAGAGCTCTACAAGAGTATGGTGTCAAAGTCTATAAGGCAAACAATGAATGGAAGGTCGATGACCAAAAAACAAGTGAGCTCCGAGAAAATGTTCATGCTTCTGCATCTTCTGATGTCTTTTGGGATTTTGGAGAACAAAGAGCGGCTTATGAGAAAGTATGGACAGACGAAGCAAGCAGTGAATTGGCCATTCTTCTTCGTACATATCCAGCAAATGAACGTACGCACTATAAACACAAAGTTCATGCACATTTCAGTAATAGAAATGAACCGTTAACGAAGACAGATGTAATTCAAGCACTTCGTCAAATAAGTCAACAAAAAGGGGGAAATGAATCATGA
- a CDS encoding hydantoinase/oxoprolinase family protein has product MADVSYRLGIDIGGTFTDLSLINEVTGELTELKTPTVTDDPAQGVINGLNLLKERGIDLSKIQYLVHGMTIGLNTLLQRKGANLALFVTEGFQDILSLQRLRLPIPYDFNSRLPQPLIPRKHVFPISERLLHDGTIKKTLHLQQLDEAVQQVISKKLAGIIISFLHSYQNPVHELQAKAYINNRFPQLEVLTSSELWPQMREYERTVMSVINLYIQPKVKHYLKTLETRLKEEGVPLSPYITQSNGGLMDAESAAISPVKTLFSGPAAGVIGAARIAASANESNLITFDVGGTSADISIIQNGQPTMAQSNQLSGFPIILPSVAMYSIGAGGGSVAWIDQGGLLKAGPESVGSQPGPASYGKGTKAALTDAFLICGYLNQDSFAGGHLQLQLSAAKKAFQPIADLLDKTIEKAADQLIQVAVANMYTELSNVMEQQGFDPRDFSLLAFGGAGPVLANFLAREIHAKNVVVPPSPGTLCALGALTADFIHDAVLSKKICLQDYTIEQLKHDYELLSRKATDWFLQQNIHHIKKTSILLLADARYQGQAFEIELPLSAHWLNQEQDVHHLIEAFHELHDRQYGHRDDQAKIEFTHLRVRIIGETPPLPFSSIDESSGQSLKPNQHRRIFIEEKEYEAAIYKRSALKIGSIVNGPAIVEQDDTTTLILPNWIGEVDLSGNLVISREVALHENRSSKA; this is encoded by the coding sequence GACAATTGGTCTGAATACTTTATTACAACGGAAAGGGGCCAATTTAGCACTTTTTGTAACGGAAGGTTTTCAAGATATATTGTCATTACAGCGTTTGCGCCTTCCAATTCCTTATGACTTCAATTCTCGCTTGCCACAACCATTGATACCACGAAAGCATGTATTTCCAATCTCAGAGAGGTTATTACATGATGGTACAATAAAAAAAACTCTTCATCTGCAGCAGTTAGATGAAGCTGTACAGCAGGTCATATCTAAAAAATTAGCAGGTATTATCATTTCTTTTTTACATAGTTATCAAAACCCAGTTCATGAATTACAGGCCAAAGCCTATATAAACAATCGATTCCCGCAGCTAGAGGTGCTTACTTCATCTGAATTATGGCCACAAATGAGAGAATATGAGCGTACAGTGATGTCTGTTATCAATTTGTACATTCAACCAAAGGTGAAACATTATTTAAAAACTTTGGAAACTCGTTTGAAAGAAGAAGGTGTACCGCTTTCTCCATACATTACTCAATCAAATGGTGGTTTAATGGATGCAGAAAGTGCAGCAATCTCACCTGTCAAAACACTTTTTTCTGGTCCGGCAGCTGGCGTTATCGGCGCTGCAAGAATTGCAGCATCTGCGAACGAATCTAACCTGATTACTTTTGATGTTGGCGGTACGAGTGCAGATATTTCTATTATCCAAAATGGACAACCAACAATGGCTCAGTCCAACCAGTTATCAGGCTTTCCGATCATTCTTCCATCTGTTGCGATGTATTCAATTGGTGCAGGCGGTGGTTCTGTGGCTTGGATTGATCAAGGCGGTTTGTTAAAGGCAGGACCTGAATCAGTCGGTTCCCAGCCTGGTCCGGCATCATACGGAAAAGGTACGAAAGCTGCTTTAACAGATGCATTTCTCATTTGCGGTTATCTCAATCAAGACAGTTTTGCCGGCGGACATTTACAATTGCAACTTTCTGCTGCGAAAAAGGCGTTTCAACCAATTGCTGATCTGTTGGATAAAACGATTGAAAAGGCTGCTGACCAGCTTATTCAAGTCGCTGTAGCCAATATGTACACGGAATTAAGTAATGTCATGGAGCAGCAAGGCTTTGATCCAAGAGACTTTAGTTTATTAGCATTTGGCGGCGCCGGACCTGTTTTGGCAAATTTCCTTGCTAGAGAAATACATGCGAAAAATGTAGTCGTTCCTCCTAGTCCTGGAACATTATGTGCTCTAGGAGCTCTAACAGCTGATTTTATTCATGACGCTGTTTTATCTAAAAAGATATGCTTGCAAGATTATACAATTGAACAATTAAAACATGATTACGAGCTACTTTCACGAAAAGCGACGGATTGGTTCCTTCAGCAAAACATCCATCATATCAAGAAAACTTCCATTCTATTATTGGCTGACGCACGTTATCAAGGGCAAGCATTTGAAATTGAATTACCGTTATCTGCTCATTGGCTAAATCAAGAACAAGACGTTCATCATCTCATTGAAGCGTTTCATGAGTTACACGATCGTCAATACGGACATAGAGATGATCAAGCAAAAATTGAATTTACTCATTTAAGGGTTCGAATCATAGGAGAGACTCCGCCGCTTCCTTTCTCATCAATTGATGAAAGCAGTGGACAGTCTTTGAAGCCGAATCAACATAGACGTATTTTTATAGAAGAAAAAGAGTACGAAGCAGCGATCTACAAGCGGAGCGCTTTAAAGATAGGCTCTATTGTAAATGGACCTGCCATTGTTGAGCAGGACGATACAACAACACTGATCTTGCCGAATTGGATAGGAGAAGTTGATCTTTCAGGAAACTTGGTGATTTCAAGGGAGGTGGCTTTACATGAAAACCGATCCAGCAAAGCTTGA